A single region of the Ascaphus truei isolate aAscTru1 chromosome 6, aAscTru1.hap1, whole genome shotgun sequence genome encodes:
- the LOC142496821 gene encoding cbp/p300-interacting transactivator 3-like has translation MADPMMMPMVHGGLQNYRVGMNPMQGPPHHPARTMPTNQMMQYGVAHVDGNMRARAGMNQHMPGPVVYPGQSQSYMGAQQLMATMHLQKLNTQYQGHPLMGTSGLVQGHPPYRVAPIHHHHQHMPILNVMDADLVDEEVLMSLVVELGLDRIEELPELYLGHNEVDFILDFVGKQQTSTVTC, from the coding sequence ATGGCAGACCCCATGATGATGCCGATGGTGCATGGCGGACTTCAGAATTATAGGGTGGGTATGAACCCCATGCAAGGACCCCCTCATCACCCAGCCAGGACTATGCCAACCAACCAGATGATGCAATACGGGGTTGCCCACGTTGATGGGAACATGAGGGCACGGGCTGGCATGAACCAGCATATGCCAGGCCCCGTGGTATACCCCGGGCAAAGCCAGTCGTATATGGGTGCCCAGCAGCTAATGGCCACAATGCACCTTCAGAAGCTGAATACGCAGTACCAGGGACACCCTCTGATGGGCACCTCTGGACTGGTACAGGGGCACCCACCATACAGAGTGGCACCCATCCACCACCATCACCAGCACATGCCCATCCTCAACGTGATGGACGCCGACCTGGTTGATGAGGAGGTCTTGATGTCTCTGGTGGTAGAGTTGGGGTTGGACCGGATTGAGGAGCTGCCAGAGTTGTACTTGGGGCACAACGAGGTGGACTTCATCTTGGACTTTGTGGGCAAGCAGCAGACTAGCACGGTGACCTGCTGA